A single genomic interval of Burkholderia sp. HI2500 harbors:
- a CDS encoding ABC transporter substrate-binding protein, translated as MTDRPDSSSDKQQTFWYARSPVPTPLGIAVHLGWLNGETSADGVAIRSPRGATRHDVSSISDHTLAQSFRQGGSIPAMWARSNGANTRVIGLSWVDESQLILARPESGIRSVKALRGRRIAIPSRPDDRIDIFRASALRGFVNALSLDGLTTRDVELVDVRARTLQAVGPARAADLFASPHGFSSRALYAAEAGALLRGEVDAIYVKGSTGLEIAQLIGAHVVIDIGFHPERTIRNNNGTPRPLTVNADVLANHPDIVAGFLKLVVAAGDWAGTHPDETAHYVAGETASSIDWVRAAYGNQLHRHVGVNLDDESVAALDDFKTFLHDHGFLEADFDVADWIDPRPLADVLRPSLQKRA; from the coding sequence ATGACAGACAGGCCCGATTCGTCATCGGACAAGCAGCAGACGTTCTGGTACGCCCGGTCGCCCGTGCCGACCCCGCTCGGCATCGCCGTGCATCTCGGCTGGCTCAACGGCGAGACGTCGGCCGACGGCGTCGCGATCCGCTCGCCGCGCGGCGCCACGCGGCACGACGTGTCGTCGATCAGCGATCACACGCTCGCGCAGTCGTTCCGCCAGGGCGGCAGCATCCCCGCGATGTGGGCACGCTCGAACGGCGCGAACACGCGCGTGATCGGGCTGTCGTGGGTCGACGAATCGCAGTTGATCCTCGCGCGGCCCGAGTCGGGCATCCGCTCGGTGAAGGCCTTGCGCGGGCGCCGCATCGCGATCCCGAGCCGCCCCGACGACCGCATCGACATCTTTCGCGCGTCGGCGCTGCGCGGCTTCGTCAACGCGTTGAGCCTCGACGGGCTGACCACGCGCGACGTCGAGCTCGTCGACGTGCGCGCCCGCACGCTGCAGGCCGTCGGGCCGGCGCGCGCGGCGGACCTGTTCGCGTCGCCGCACGGCTTTTCGAGCCGCGCGCTGTACGCGGCCGAAGCCGGCGCGCTGCTGCGCGGCGAGGTCGACGCGATCTACGTGAAGGGCTCGACCGGCCTCGAGATCGCGCAGCTGATCGGCGCGCACGTCGTGATCGACATCGGCTTTCATCCGGAGCGCACGATCCGCAACAACAACGGCACGCCGCGCCCGTTGACCGTCAACGCGGACGTGCTCGCGAATCATCCGGACATCGTCGCCGGCTTCCTGAAGCTCGTGGTCGCGGCCGGCGACTGGGCCGGCACGCATCCCGACGAAACCGCGCATTACGTGGCCGGCGAGACCGCGTCGTCGATCGACTGGGTCCGCGCCGCGTACGGCAACCAGCTGCACCGGCACGTCGGTGTCAACCTCGACGACGAATCGGTCGCCGCGCTCGACGACTTCAAGACGTTCCTGCACGACCACGGTTTTCTCGAAGCCGACTTCGACGTCGCCGACTGGATCGACCCGCGCCCGCTCGCCGACGTGCTGCGGCCATCGCTGCAGAAGCGCGCGTGA
- a CDS encoding PhnD/SsuA/transferrin family substrate-binding protein produces the protein MKHTLSLAALRRPLHALIAALPFVAASLAAPAAHADDAPKVVRIAVVAYSSGGKTQYAGASALIDADKSLEKALAARHVKLQWVPVSTAAVGTLVNEAFTNGSIDFAGYGDLPSVVVNASGTHTRLIVPGGVGSNTYLVVPAGSTAKSIVDLKGKRIALNRGRPWEVTFSKLLAENGLKLSDFKIYNLDPQAGAAAVAAGRVDGFFTLSDAYSLVDKQVGKIIWSTKTAPDDWKMRAELWASDDFVRRYPDLTQLVATAYVRAAHWISQPQNRDAYVKILSASGQPESIVRREYADEATPWKDQWAPLFTPALTGHYRDVIAYSRQAGLTSTPVDVNALLAPTFVSTALKQLGLDGYWRTDAARVASR, from the coding sequence ATGAAACATACGCTCTCCCTCGCCGCGCTGCGCCGCCCGCTGCACGCGCTGATCGCCGCGCTGCCGTTCGTCGCGGCATCGCTCGCCGCACCGGCCGCGCATGCGGACGACGCGCCCAAGGTCGTGCGGATCGCCGTCGTCGCCTATTCGAGCGGCGGCAAGACGCAATACGCGGGCGCATCGGCGCTGATCGACGCCGACAAGTCGCTCGAGAAGGCGCTCGCCGCGCGGCACGTGAAACTGCAATGGGTACCCGTGTCGACCGCGGCGGTCGGCACGCTCGTGAACGAGGCGTTCACGAACGGCAGCATCGATTTCGCCGGCTACGGCGATCTGCCGTCGGTCGTCGTCAACGCGTCGGGCACCCATACGCGGCTGATCGTACCGGGCGGTGTCGGCAGCAACACGTATCTCGTCGTGCCGGCCGGCTCGACCGCGAAATCGATCGTCGACCTGAAAGGCAAGCGCATCGCGCTCAATCGCGGCCGGCCGTGGGAAGTCACGTTCAGCAAGCTGCTCGCCGAGAACGGGCTGAAGCTGTCCGATTTCAAGATCTACAACCTCGACCCGCAGGCCGGCGCGGCGGCCGTCGCGGCCGGCCGCGTGGACGGCTTCTTCACGCTGTCCGACGCGTATTCGCTCGTCGACAAGCAGGTCGGCAAGATCATCTGGTCGACCAAGACCGCGCCCGACGACTGGAAGATGCGCGCGGAACTGTGGGCGTCCGACGATTTCGTGCGGCGCTACCCCGACCTCACGCAGCTCGTCGCGACGGCCTACGTGCGTGCCGCCCACTGGATCTCGCAGCCGCAGAACCGCGATGCGTACGTGAAGATCCTGAGCGCGTCCGGCCAGCCGGAAAGCATCGTGCGCCGCGAATACGCGGATGAGGCGACGCCGTGGAAGGACCAATGGGCGCCGCTCTTCACGCCCGCGCTGACCGGCCACTACCGCGACGTCATCGCGTACAGCCGCCAGGCCGGCCTGACGTCCACGCCGGTCGACGTGAACGCGCTGCTCGCGCCGACGTTCGTATCGACCGCGCTCAAGCAGCTCGGGCTCGACGGCTACTGGCGCACCGACGCGGCGCGCGTCGCGAGCCGTTGA
- a CDS encoding ABC transporter permease — protein sequence MPTHALASTGARALRLPGLARLGGIALWWATPVAFVALWWLASAQRWFPPQLVVPPERLAATLRTLLDTGELRDNLLITLHRLALGFAIGATGGAAFGILLARSRLFADYLRPTFDLLRQVPTLTLIPLLILLIGVDEPLKLVVVGKAVFFPVALAAYTGVHDAPRDLVEMARHYGLGRFALLRDVLLPAALPPLLTGVRIALARAWLALVAVELLSADSGIGQMMELARQMLRLDVVLIDVAVIGLIGFAIDRSIALVQRYALRWQTPAR from the coding sequence ATGCCGACGCATGCCCTCGCGTCGACCGGCGCACGCGCGCTCCGCCTGCCCGGACTCGCACGGCTCGGCGGCATCGCGCTGTGGTGGGCCACGCCCGTCGCGTTCGTCGCGCTGTGGTGGCTCGCGAGCGCGCAGCGCTGGTTTCCGCCGCAGCTCGTCGTACCGCCCGAGCGGCTTGCGGCAACGCTGCGCACGCTGCTCGACACCGGCGAACTGCGCGACAACCTGCTGATCACACTGCATCGCCTCGCGCTCGGCTTCGCGATCGGCGCGACCGGTGGTGCCGCATTCGGCATCCTGCTCGCGCGCAGCCGGCTGTTCGCCGATTACCTGCGGCCGACGTTCGACCTGCTGCGGCAAGTGCCGACGCTCACGCTGATTCCGCTGCTGATCCTGCTGATCGGCGTCGACGAGCCGCTGAAGCTCGTCGTCGTCGGCAAGGCCGTGTTCTTCCCGGTCGCGCTGGCCGCGTACACGGGCGTGCACGACGCGCCGCGCGACCTCGTCGAGATGGCGCGGCACTACGGGCTCGGCCGCTTCGCGCTGCTGCGCGACGTGCTACTGCCGGCCGCGTTGCCACCGCTGCTGACCGGCGTACGGATCGCGCTCGCGCGCGCGTGGCTCGCGCTCGTCGCGGTCGAGCTGCTCAGCGCCGACAGCGGGATCGGCCAGATGATGGAACTGGCGCGGCAGATGCTGCGGCTCGACGTCGTACTCATCGACGTCGCCGTGATCGGGCTGATCGGCTTCGCGATCGACCGGTCGATCGCGCTCGTGCAACGCTACGCATTGCGCTGGCAGACGCCCGCGCGCTGA
- a CDS encoding ABC transporter permease — protein sequence MTLAIPSFSFAALRRRARGLVVPALLVAAWQSASSGDAAHQYAFVPLQQVGAALVELARSGELATDLGASLRRTTLGLAAGVAVGLLFGAAMARSTLARKLGEPAFQALRYVPLLGLIPLLSLWAGTGEFAKVFIIALAAFYPMTTASFDGLRRVDPRYVELAQSYRLTRIGLWRDVLIPGALPDLFAGVLQAVPFAWITATSSELLFNAGAGVGSLMQNAQAGARADVLLVCVLGVTALAVGMSALCERIAQRALRWRDHA from the coding sequence ATGACCCTCGCCATCCCCTCATTCTCGTTCGCCGCGCTGCGCCGTCGTGCGCGCGGCCTCGTCGTGCCGGCCCTGCTGGTCGCCGCCTGGCAATCCGCGTCGTCCGGCGACGCGGCCCATCAATACGCGTTCGTGCCGTTGCAACAGGTGGGCGCCGCGCTCGTCGAACTCGCGCGCAGCGGCGAACTCGCCACCGATCTCGGCGCGAGCCTGCGCCGCACGACGCTCGGCCTCGCGGCCGGCGTCGCGGTCGGGCTCCTGTTCGGCGCGGCGATGGCGCGCTCGACGCTCGCGCGCAAGCTCGGCGAGCCGGCGTTCCAGGCGTTGCGCTACGTGCCGCTGCTCGGGCTGATTCCGCTGCTGAGCCTGTGGGCCGGCACCGGCGAATTCGCGAAGGTGTTCATCATCGCGCTCGCCGCGTTCTACCCGATGACCACCGCCAGCTTCGACGGGCTGCGCCGCGTCGATCCGCGCTACGTCGAACTCGCGCAGTCGTATCGCCTGACGCGCATCGGCCTGTGGCGCGACGTGCTGATCCCGGGCGCGCTGCCCGACCTGTTCGCGGGCGTGTTGCAGGCCGTGCCGTTCGCATGGATCACCGCGACCAGCAGCGAGCTGCTGTTCAACGCGGGTGCGGGTGTCGGCAGCCTGATGCAGAACGCGCAGGCCGGCGCACGTGCCGACGTGTTGCTGGTCTGCGTGCTGGGCGTGACGGCGCTTGCCGTCGGCATGAGTGCGCTATGCGAGCGAATCGCGCAGCGTGCGCTGCGCTGGCGCGATCACGCCTGA
- a CDS encoding sigma-54 interaction domain-containing protein: MAIFSLPDPTSHAITIRAKALTFDDPKSRVLLERIQLVAPSDATVLVTGESGTGKELIARLVHSLSERRDGPFVAVNCGAFSETLIESELFGHERGAFTGAINSQPGWFESANRGTLFLDEVGDLPLSAQVKLLRVLQEREVTPVGSRKTVKIDVRLVAATNVNLEAAVRAGNFREDLYYRLNVVKLSLLPLRERPGDIAPLIEHFIDTYAKRLRVAAPTLTDAARARLHAHAWPGNIRELENVIHHAVLICAGGAIDVSDLQFSALSLAPDAGDPRSTAAAPPRRARDVAEATDALRHAVIELLDLGTPALWQHIEDTVYRSVFDYSDHNQLRMSRLLDQSRNIVRARLAQLGILKPRDAGDADADARLRRQA; encoded by the coding sequence ATGGCCATCTTCAGCTTGCCGGACCCGACTTCGCATGCGATCACGATTCGTGCGAAGGCGCTGACGTTCGACGATCCCAAATCGCGGGTGCTGCTCGAGCGCATCCAGCTCGTCGCGCCCAGCGACGCGACCGTGCTCGTCACCGGCGAGAGCGGCACCGGCAAGGAGCTGATCGCGCGCCTCGTGCATTCGCTGAGCGAGCGCCGCGACGGCCCGTTCGTCGCGGTCAACTGCGGCGCGTTCTCCGAGACGCTGATCGAGAGCGAGCTGTTCGGCCACGAGCGCGGCGCGTTCACCGGCGCGATCAACAGCCAGCCCGGCTGGTTCGAATCCGCGAATCGCGGCACGCTGTTTCTCGACGAGGTGGGCGACCTGCCGCTGTCCGCGCAGGTGAAGCTGCTGCGCGTGCTGCAGGAGCGCGAAGTGACGCCGGTCGGCTCGCGCAAGACCGTGAAGATCGACGTGCGGCTCGTCGCGGCCACCAACGTGAATCTCGAAGCCGCGGTGCGCGCGGGCAATTTCCGTGAGGATCTGTACTACCGGCTCAACGTCGTGAAGCTGAGCCTGTTGCCGCTGCGCGAGCGGCCCGGCGACATCGCGCCGCTGATCGAACACTTCATCGACACCTACGCGAAGCGGCTGCGCGTGGCCGCGCCGACGCTCACGGACGCCGCGCGCGCCCGGCTGCATGCGCACGCATGGCCCGGCAACATCCGCGAACTCGAGAACGTGATCCACCACGCGGTGCTGATCTGCGCGGGCGGCGCGATCGACGTGAGCGACCTGCAGTTTTCCGCGCTGTCGCTGGCGCCCGATGCCGGTGATCCGCGCAGCACCGCGGCGGCACCGCCGCGCCGGGCGCGCGACGTGGCCGAGGCCACCGATGCGCTGCGCCACGCGGTGATCGAACTGCTGGATCTCGGCACGCCGGCGCTGTGGCAGCACATCGAGGACACCGTCTACCGCAGCGTGTTCGACTACAGCGACCACAACCAGCTGCGCATGTCGCGCCTGCTCGACCAGTCGCGCAACATCGTGCGCGCGCGGCTCGCGCAGCTCGGCATCCTGAAGCCGCGCGACGCGGGCGACGCCGACGCCGACGCGCGGCTGCGCCGTCAGGCGTGA
- a CDS encoding class II aldolase/adducin family protein, which translates to MSVTSTIDSGELVAFVERATREFTQAERVLKDTRTLSATNTFQAFQRVPGTELIVALSAPSPWAASQEIQPVVVTFDGNVLHGDARAGGNGPRYADVFREAPEVGVVIHVHGPYLGAWASAHRPLPIRYAPAARYTRAREIPVYVDRRPGEPRFIVDTIRRDPEVPAIIEANGGATFWGKSILDVSKYILILEEAAYFQALAEPLGGSLEFGPGALEQQWKMTGLA; encoded by the coding sequence ATGTCTGTCACCTCAACCATCGACAGCGGCGAACTCGTGGCATTCGTCGAGCGCGCCACGCGCGAATTCACGCAGGCCGAGCGCGTGCTGAAGGACACGCGCACGCTGTCCGCGACCAACACGTTCCAGGCGTTCCAGCGCGTGCCGGGCACGGAACTCATCGTCGCGCTATCGGCGCCGAGCCCGTGGGCCGCGTCGCAGGAGATCCAGCCCGTCGTCGTGACGTTCGACGGCAACGTGCTGCACGGCGACGCGCGCGCGGGCGGCAACGGGCCGCGCTATGCGGACGTGTTCCGCGAGGCGCCGGAAGTCGGCGTCGTGATCCACGTGCATGGCCCGTACCTCGGCGCCTGGGCGAGCGCGCATCGCCCGCTGCCGATCCGCTATGCGCCGGCCGCGCGCTACACACGCGCCCGCGAGATTCCGGTGTACGTCGATCGCCGTCCCGGCGAGCCTCGCTTCATCGTGGACACGATCCGCCGCGACCCCGAGGTGCCGGCGATCATCGAGGCGAACGGCGGTGCGACGTTCTGGGGCAAATCGATCCTCGACGTGTCGAAGTACATCCTGATCCTCGAGGAAGCCGCGTATTTCCAGGCGCTCGCGGAACCGCTCGGCGGCTCGCTCGAATTCGGGCCGGGCGCGCTCGAGCAGCAATGGAAGATGACCGGTCTCGCGTGA